The stretch of DNA cagagatttgtatcaaataactactattatccttatccccacggcgggcgccaaactgtttacccgaaaaacggatagagttgaatttatacataattttaaggatacgtaatataacttggtacaaattgggaaagataaataaataaatattgagATTAGTTGTAAAAGAAATGAAATCAAACCAAATGGATTAGTTAGCCTAAGCCTTCTAGTTTTATCACCTCCAAGTTGAGTGAAGAACGATTGGTAGAGGaaacaatatgactaaatatcaaaagCCCAAAAAGGATAGTATTTGCTCTCTTTTCTGTATATCTCAGAATGAATCCGTTCATCTTACAAATGATAACAACTCTTAATATAGTGAAAAAATCtcattttggatataattaaaaatacatagtgaggatcccatgatagattaattaattagtttttccttgattcaagccgtgattttcgccgagattctctccccaaatgcggTTATAACGGCTCTTTTGTTTCTTGgttcgatctcgatcttggccgatctcaagCTTGACCGGTccctgggtctcgagctcgaccttgactcgatcttgatcttggtcggtctcggtattgatcggtctctaggtCTCGAGTTAGATCTTGACTtgatctcgatattgatcggtctctggggctCGAGATCGACAACCTAACTTCgtatcatggctcgatattacaatgatgaactttggaccatcatgttccaatatcgattagtcatacgaagggcaTATTCGGTTTTGCCCGTATAcataaagttatatgactttggtgaaaaaaaatcatagttatatgacaatttgtgAAATTTACCCCTTTCTTGTTAATCTCTCTCTTACTTGTGTCGTTTCTGGTTTGGTTAATTAGAGGTAATTAACTTCTGCTAATTGTTTCCAGTTGTATTTTAAATTCTTAAGTTTTTCTTCGTTCTATTGTTCTTGCAATTTCCATTAAGTTGGAGTTGCCCTTCATTGACATTCCGTATTAACAAGTCAAACTTAAAATTACTTCTGAAAACGAAAAATAAAGggctttttttcatttttatcctGCAACTGAAAATAATTAGAGAAGGTAGTccaaatatacaaaatatacacacTGATTATGTATATTTATATTGCCGATTACTTTTTTTGGCACCCAAAAATGTAATTATCCCAAAAAATAAAACCAAGCCGAAATGGGCAATACTGGAAGAAATTGAAACAGGACATAACCACCTCAACACTGACTCTTTATAATATCATGCCAGGGCTTTAACATTAAGCTGCAACATGATACTAATAAGGATTAACTTGCATCAATTGCTTTAGCCACTGAATCTCCTCCCCATTGTTTTATCCTGTCTCCAGCAAGGGAAGCCTGTAATTTGACAGACGAATTCAACAATGTCTTAATTATCAATTTTGCTGTATGTGAGTGCATTTATTGTCTagaagcttgaattggggttatTACATACTATGTATGGGAACCTAATAATAGTTCATGCAAAAGTTTTGATCATCCCCTTTGAGAAAGTAATGGTGTTAGGACTTTCACTAAGGGGCGTAAAAACTTAAAGAAGTAAATACACAGAGAAATCAAGTGGattcaatacatagtatatatgcataaaaaaataatttttgcccAGCGACGACTTAATAAAGTCCTAAAGCAAATTTTTGTGAAGAGaccttaattttttttcttataacttccatatatatatatatatatatatatattttgaagtTTATATTTATAATTTCTTGAGATGCAAAATTGTTAAGTAATAACTTTTTATAATCaatttcttttactattttcttaGTTGATAATATAGCTATTCTGAAGTGTGTGTTAGTGCCTATGAGCAGACAATAATGGAGTACCTCCTTATTCCAGTTAGTTCTGAGGACCATCGCGATTAGGACAGCAGTCTGAAGACTAGTACCTCCCAGCATTCCTAACCAAATGCCCTACAAAATACAGCACAATAGCAGTGTCACTGGAGCTTTTGTACTTGTTGCTGTCTTGAAAATCAATACCAAAAGGATTTCTTTTTCTGGTATAGAAAGGTTAGACCACTATGTTAAACAACTGAAATATGAGAATCTTACATGAGAAAAAGATgaagaatatagaagaaaagaaattaaatgaaataaaatactcCATCCATTTCGTTTATGTGAATTTGTTTGACTATCACGAAGCTTAAGGAAAAAAGATAGAAAGACTCTGGAACTTATGATCTTAAACATACCATGATATTTGTATAACTATAAAACCATGTCATTAGAGATAAAAATAACTAACTATAAGAAAATGTCATTCTTTTTTTAAATAAGAAGGAAATAGCGTCACATAAACTGGAATGGGGGCACAAAATCTTACATTGACGCCCATGTTGAAGAGGAAGCCGAGGATGAGACCAATAGGGAGGCCAAATAAATAGTAGCATGCTATGTTCACATATGCAACATAAGCTTGCCATCCTGCTCCAATGGCCACTCCTGCAATTTCAATGATTCTACCCAGTCAAAAACCATCACTATTTGTAATGAGGACAGGAATTGAGCAACAAAAAGATTTTAAAGAGGCAGCGAATATACGTACCAGAAAGAGTAGGTTGAAGACTGTTTATGAACACAGTGACTGCTAACAAAGGTGTAAGCTCATGTACAACCTTCTGGACTTCCTTACTGTTTGTAAATAACAGGGGAAACTTGCTTCGACAAACAAGCAGAACCAGTGCCAGGAGTATACCGAACAGCAGAGAAGTGAACGAGGCTACTATCATTGATATTTTCGCGGTTCTTGGATGTCCTGCCCCTAGTTCATTTGACACCCTTATGCTGCCACATGAACGTCCTTTCTTTCATATTCTACTTATTGATTTAAGAGTTGTGTGAGATAACAAATATTTAAAATCTAAATGGGATCATACCTTACTGCCACATTCAATCCAAGAGACACCATAAACGTCCACGCACAAATGTTTGAGCTGCAATAGAATATAACAGAGTGAATCAGAAAGAGAGAGAACCCTTCCAAATGTGCTGGACATTTTGTTTTCCTATCTGAATGTACTTTTGTGTTTGTTGGAATTGTACAAGTTACCAAATTAGCAATAATATGTTCTGCTTCCCTTTTTAGAGTTGCTAATCAGAAACACTTAAAATATTGATTCTTATGTTCTAGAAAATGCCTTTCAGAACAAGAGGTTTTATTAATCATTACTTTGGTGAATAATCAATTGGAGATTAAACACGGATCATTGCAGTCCAAAAGGAGATGCCATTTTTAAATAACGTTTAAGCTTCAAATTGCCATTTAATAAATTCATTTTGATGTGATCTCTCACCATATAGAAATTGCATCGACAGCTATTTCCGCATTCTTGAGGTACCCGGCAAAGAGAATCAGCGCCATGTAATACCACATCTCTAAGCTGCACAAATCTTGAAAATTAGTTAACATCTAAGCCACTTGATTTGAAGCCTAATCATAACGAAGCAATACAAAAATAGGACAACTGAAGTGCTGATGAAGGAGAATGTGTAGGCATAAGATTATTTAACTTTGAATGTAATCGTGATAACTCATGACCTTATACAAATCTTGGAAAAAAATTATACATACATACTAATATTGGACTGATTTTTCTGGGAAAGGGAATTGTGATACATTTTCCCTTGAAAATTTGGTTTCCACAGCTATAAGTGAGTTGAAATGTAATTTCTTTGATAAAGGAGTTGAAGTGTACTTTCTATGTTTCTAATGAGACTTATTTACACCATAAGGCTGAAGTAAACTAAATCAAATGCTAGCTCCAAATAGCTAGCTATGAAGAACGGCCGACTATTTATCTTCATCCTCAAAGTGTGAATGACTGGACAAAATTATTCGTCTTTGAGTCCAAGAATCCAGAGAACTTAAAAAATGTTATAGCTGTTTTTGCGAGCTGCAGGCTTTCAGCACAATCCAAAATCTGCTGAGATTCTAGATAGTTCTCTTTTAATTTCGCTGTGTGTAAAATTAAGAGAATTTTGAAAACAATGAAACATATGCAATTGGTTACAGATGGATCATGGCCCTATTCTTTATCCCTCTCCGTAGTACCAGCCTCAATCAATTAGAGCACGATATATATGTAGTTAACCAGCGCATTATTTGGTGTGCCTTTGTTGCTtgaactaaacaacatgagatgGTCGTAACAATCTCAGGTTGTCTAAAATAACTTCGTGGTTGTTTGGACTATTAAACAACCTGATCTCATGTTATTTAAACAATTCTTAGGTTGTCTAAACAACTTCCTGGTGTTTGAATTAAAAACCCTGTATTTGTGTTGAACACCTCACccttctttttctctctctctcacagTTCACACCTATTAGGACCAAAAAAAAGGAAGAGGAGGAAAAAAGTTTGAAAGTAGAGATTGCATCTTTTACCcacatttttattaattttaatcagATACAAAATCACTTAATCATCTTTGATATAGTCAAAGTCCCTCTTTCTTCATTCAAGACTTGGGGGTGTTTTTGCCCCAATATCCTCCAACTTACTATTGGGAATTAATTGGTGCATTAAAATGGTTGCAAGATTGGGATCATGGATGCCTTGACTAGAGCATGCACTGGAAAGATCACAAAGATGAATGATTTAAAAAGGCTTCAGCGATCGAAGAAACTTACCAGATCATGACTGCAGATGCAAAAGACAATCGGACAAATCCCCATAGATTTTGAAAAGCCTTGCAAGAAAAACCAGACCAAGCTTGACCACATGTCCCACTAAATATATACGCGAGATTGGCCAGCACCATGAACCACGAGGATGCATTAAGCGCCAACGCAGCACCCGGCAGTCCCCATCCCATCTTGAGCATCAACAGCCAGCTAAACAAAGTATGCCCAACTACTGTAACCCCTGCTATAGCGGCCATCACCATGACCTTGCTCTGAGCTTGCAAAAACTTCCTGATGGGGAAGTTGATTGCATTGGCGAAAAGCTGCGGAATCATCCACACTGCGAATGTCCCCGCCCATTTTGATATCTCAGGATCTTGACCGATGAGTTTTAGGAGAGACGTGGCGAACATGTAAGGAAACATTAACACCAGGGCTGTGGTACCTACAATAATCCACGATCTCTGCATGTAAATCCCCAGCATTTCGAGCTGTTTTGCTCCATATGCTTGCCCACAAAGCGTCTCTAATGCACTTCCCATCCCGAACTGTACATTGTCACAAAAATGTTAATGTCATCATCAAAATATATATCACTCCATCACAAGACATACTATATATAAACAGTTAGCTAGATAGATGGGGGATAAATGATTATACCATGATTCCAAAGGCAAAACCGGCAATAACAGAGTTTTGAACGGAGATGGCAGCGAGTTGGATGGTTCCGATATGGCCAGCAAAGATTTGAGTAATGGCATTAATTGAATACTGGCAAACCAAAGTAAAAACTG from Nicotiana tomentosiformis chromosome 11, ASM39032v3, whole genome shotgun sequence encodes:
- the LOC104099904 gene encoding protein DETOXIFICATION 29-like, encoding MEEANVLLLTSSNSDADDIQLPNRGVKDLIRDFSSESKKLWYLAAPAVFTLVCQYSINAITQIFAGHIGTIQLAAISVQNSVIAGFAFGIMFGMGSALETLCGQAYGAKQLEMLGIYMQRSWIIVGTTALVLMFPYMFATSLLKLIGQDPEISKWAGTFAVWMIPQLFANAINFPIRKFLQAQSKVMVMAAIAGVTVVGHTLFSWLLMLKMGWGLPGAALALNASSWFMVLANLAYIFSGTCGQAWSGFSCKAFQNLWGFVRLSFASAVMICLEMWYYMALILFAGYLKNAEIAVDAISICSNICAWTFMVSLGLNVAVSIRVSNELGAGHPRTAKISMIVASFTSLLFGILLALVLLVCRSKFPLLFTNSKEVQKVVHELTPLLAVTVFINSLQPTLSGVAIGAGWQAYVAYVNIACYYLFGLPIGLILGFLFNMGVNGIWLGMLGGTSLQTAVLIAMVLRTNWNKEASLAGDRIKQWGGDSVAKAIDAS